From Ammospiza caudacuta isolate bAmmCau1 chromosome 31, bAmmCau1.pri, whole genome shotgun sequence, one genomic window encodes:
- the COPZ1 gene encoding LOW QUALITY PROTEIN: coatomer subunit zeta-1 (The sequence of the model RefSeq protein was modified relative to this genomic sequence to represent the inferred CDS: deleted 1 base in 1 codon) has translation MEALVLEPSLYTVKAIIILDNDGERLFAKYYDDTYPSVKEQRAFEKNIFSKTHRSDSEIALLDGLTVVYKSSIDLYCCVIGSATQNELMLTAVLNCLFDSLSQMLRKNVERRALLDNMEGLFLAVDEIVDGGVILESDPQQVVHRVAVRGEDVPLTEQTVSQVLQSAKEQIKWSLLR, from the exons ATGGAGGCGCTGGTGCTG GAGCCGTCCCTGTACACGGTCAAGGCCATCATCATCCTGGACAACGACGGCGAGCGGCTCTTCGCCAag TACTACGATGACACGTACCCCAGCGTGAAGGAGCAGCGCGCCTTCGAGAAAAACATCTTCAGCAAAACGCACCGCAGTGACA gtgagatCGCGCTGCTGGACGGGCTCACCGTGGTGTACAAGAGCAGCATCGACCTGTACTGCTGTGTCATCGGGAGCGCCACCCAGAACGag CTGATGCTCACGGCCGTGCTCAACTGCCTGTTCGACTCGCTGAGCCAAATGCTGAG gaaGAACGTGGAGCGCCGGGCGCTGCTGGACAACATGGAGGGGCTGTTCCTGGCCGTGGACGAGATCGTGGACGGAGG GGTGATCCTGGAGAGCGACCCCCAGCAAGTCGTGCAC CGCGTGGCCGTGCGG GGCGAGGACGTGCCCCTGACGGAGCAGACGGTGTCACAG GTGCTGCAGTCGGCGAAGGAGCAGATCAAGTGGTCACTGCTGCGATAG